A region from the Dermacentor andersoni chromosome 11, qqDerAnde1_hic_scaffold, whole genome shotgun sequence genome encodes:
- the Rab3 gene encoding ras-related protein Rab-3, protein MAGTQDQKWQKDAVDQNFDYMFKILIIGNSSVGKTSFLFRYADDSFTSAFVSTVGIDFKVKTVFRHDKRVKLQIWDTAGQERYRTITTAYYRGAMGFILMYDVTNEESFNSVQDWVTQIKTYSWDNAQVILVGNKCDMEDERVVSAERGRQLADQLGLEFFETSAKENVNVKAVFERLVDIICDKMSESLDSDPALLAGGGAKGTHLTDNPAAPPNASCQC, encoded by the exons ATGGCGGGAACGCAGGACCAAAAGTGGCAAAAGGATGCAGTGGACCAGAACTTTGATTACATGTTCAAAATCCTCATTATTGGAAACAGCAGTGTTGGCAAAACATCATTCCTATTCCGCTACGCAGACGACTCCTTTACGTCAGCCTTTGTCTCCACAGTAGGCATAGACTTCAAAGTCAAGACGGTCTTCCGACATGACAAGAGGGTCAAGCTCCAAATTTGG GACACAGCTGGCCAGGAGCGCTACCGAACAATCACAACGGCCTACTACCGTGGGGCTATGGGTTTCATCCTAATGTATGATGTTACTAACGAAGAGTCTTTCAACAGTGTCCAAGACTG GGTGACGCAGATCAAGACATACTCGTGGGACAACGCCCAAGTTATCTTGGTAGGCAACAAGTGTGACATGGAAGACGAGAGAGTGGTGAGCGCCGAGCGCGGTCGACAGCTGGCCGACCAACTCGGACTGGAGTTCTTTGAGACGTCGGCCAAAGAAAATGTCAATGTCAAGGCCGTCTTCGAGCGCCTCGTCGACATCATCTGCGACAAGATGTCCGAGAGCCTCGACTCAGACCCCGCGCTCCTGGCGGGCGGCGGCGCCAAGGGCACGCACCTCACCGACAACCCCGCCGCACCTCCGAATGCCTCCTGCCAGTGCTAG